GGGCGAGATGGGTCGGCCCCGGAGCTACGCCGAGCGGCACCTCACCGGCTGGCTCCGGCGCTTGCGGGCCCTCGGCGTCGACCGCTCGGCCCTGCCTCTGGAGGAGGTGGGCGAGGGCCTGTTGGCCTCGCTGCCCCGGCCCCAGCGGACCTCGATCGTCCACAACGACTTCACCCTCGACAACTGCCAGTTCGCGCCGGGCCGCCCCGACGTGGTGACCACCGTCCTGGACTGGGACATGGCCTGCCTGGGCGACCCGCTCCTGGACCTGGGCATCCTGCTGGCCTACTGGCCCGACCCCGACGACCCCATCTCGCGCCACCGGGTGATGTTCCCCGGCCTCGAGCAGGCGCCCCTGGCCCGACGCCAGGAGATGGTCGGGTGGTACGCCGAGCGCTCCCCGCTGCGCCTGCGGGACCTGGCCTGGTACGAGGCCTTCGGCCTGTGGCGGGCGGCGGTGGTCAACCTCCAGCTCCGGCAGCGCTTCGCCGAGGGCCAGACCCGCGACCGTCGCCTCGGGGACCGGGGGCGGTGCGTCACGCCCCTGACCCAGGCCGCGCAGGAGGCGCTGGGCCGCTTCCGGGCCGGGAGGTCGTGACCGGGGGGCCCGGCCTGGTCGAGCGGGGACTGGCCGGGAAGGTGGCCGTCGTCACGGGCGCGAGTCGGGGGCTCGGCCGGGCGACGGCCACCGCTCTGTCCGAGGCCGGGGTCCGGGTGCTGGCCTCGGCCCGGAGCGGGCCGGAGCTGGAGGCGCTGGCGGCCACGGCCCCCGAGCGGGTGCGGGCCGCTCCCTGCGACCTGCGCGACCCGGCCGCGGCCGAGCATCTGGTGGACCGGGCCCTCGACGCCTTCGGCCGGCTCGACATCGTGGTCAACGACGCCGCGGTGAGTGCCCGGGGGCGGTTCCTGGCCCAGTCCCCGGAAGCCTGGCGCGAGGCCTTCGACGTCAACGTCCTGGCGCCGTTCCACCTGTGCGCGGCGGCGGGCCGGCACCTGGTGGCCCAGGGGTCGGGCAAGATCGTGAACATCGCCTCCACCGCCGCCCTGCGGGGCGCGGCCGGGCTGGTCGCCTACACCGCCACCAAGGGGGCGCTGGTGCAGTTCACGGCGGCCCTGGCCGCCGAGCTGGCCCCCGACGGCGTGCAGGTCAACGCCATCGCCCCCGGCGCCTTCGCCACCGCCATGCAGGAGGGGGTGACGTCGTCGCCGGACCGCCTGGCGGCCCGGCTGGCCCGCATCCCGGCCGGCCGCATGGGCCGGCCCGAGGAGCTGGCCGACCTGGTGTGCTACCTGGCGTCCAGCGCGTCGGACTTCGTGACCGGCTCGGTGTTCGTCATCGACGGAGGCGAGGCGGCGCACCTCTGAGGTCGGGCCGGGGGGGCCGGGGGTCGGTGGACGGGGTGAAGTCGCCGAAGGCGACCCGGACCTTCCGCAGCAGGCGGAACTCCTCCTCGCACTGGCGCTCGGTCAGGCCCACGTCGGTGAGCACCTCGGCCCGCACCGCCTCGGTGGCCCGCAGCACGGCCCGGTGGCCGGCCGGGGTCAGGGTGGCGAACGAGCTGCGCCGGTCGTCGGGATTGGTGTCCCGCCGGATGAGGCCCTCGTCCTGCAGGCGCTTGATGGCGTTGGTGACGCTGGCCGGGTGGACCTGGAGGCGGGCCGAGAGCTTGCCCATGGGGAGGCGCTGGGTCCGGGCGAAGAGCAGGAGCATCAGCGCCTCGTAGCGGGCGAAGCTGAGGTCGAGGGGGCGGAGGGTGCGCTCCAGGTCGTTCAGGTAGATCTGGCCGACCCGGAACACCGAGGCCACCACCTCGACCCCCAGGCCGGCGTCGGACCAGCCGGCCCGGGCCCACTGCTCCCGGGCCTCGGCGATGGGGTCGAAGGGCAGCGGCTCCCGCCCCCAGCCCGGCCCGGCACCCGGCGGGGCCAGGCGGCGGCCGGGCACGACGAAGTCCCCGGCGTGGAGGCGCTGGCGGCGGAGCAGGACCGAGAGCCGGGCCGCCTCCCGCTCGGTCAGGGGCACCGGGTCGAGCACCTGGCTCCGAAGGGCCTCGGTGGCGGCCAGGGCCACCCGGCGCCCCCGGGGGGTGAGGGCGGCGAGGGCGCTGCGGGCGTCGGCCGGGTGGGCCTCCCGCCGGACCAGGCCCTGGTCCTCCAGCCGGTTGACCACGTTGGTCACCGTGGCCGAGTGGACCTGGAGGCGCTGGGCCAGGGTGCCCATGGGCACCCGCCCCCGCCGCGAGAACAGGAGCAGCAGCAGGGCCTGGTAGCGGGCGAACCGGAGCTCGAAGGGGGCCAGCACGTCCTCCACCGCCACCAGGAACAGCTGCTGGACCCGCAGCACGGACCCGACCACGCCCATGCCGGGGGCGGCGTCGGGCCAGCCCGCCTCGGCCCACTGGCGCCGGCCCTCCTCGATCGGATCGAAGGGCATCGGGGGGGCGGCCGGCACCGCGCGACCCTACCGCTACGTACCGTAGGGGCCGCTCGGGCTCTCCGAGGCGGTGCCGTCGGTCGGCCGGTGGCGGTCACGCAGGTCGAGCAGGCGGCGCACCTTGCCCTCGCCTCCGAGCCCGGTGTGGCGGGCCAGCTCCCCCGCCTCCACGATGTCCACGTCGAGCCGCACGCCCAGGTCCTCGGCCAGCTCGGCCTGGAGGTGGGAGCGCAGCGCGCCCTCGTCGACGTCCCGGGAGCGGCGCTCCACCCGGACCCGCAGCTCGTCCCGGCGGGAGCGACCGTTGTCGAGCCGGTGCACCACGCACAGGAACTGGCCGGTCGTCCGCCGGTCGCCGGCCACCGCGTCCTGGCAGGCCATGGGGTGGACGTTCTGGCCCCGGACCTTGATCATCTCGTCGCTGCGGCCCATGAACGTGGACAGGGTGGCGGTGGTGAGGCCGCAGGCGCACCGGGACCGGTCCGAGAGGGCCATGGTGTCGCGCAGGTTGTAGCGGATGATGGGCGGCACCCGGCGGTGGAGGCTGGTGGCCACCAGGTTCCCGGGGGCCCCGAGGGGCACGGGGTGGTCGGGGTCGTCGACGTCGACGACCTGGAGGCGGACGGTGTCCTCGTTGACGTGCCGGCCGGCCTGGTGGGCGCACTCGAAGGCCACCAGGCCGACCTCGTGGGCGCCGTAGTTGTCGAACACCGGTGCCCCCCAGGCCTGCTCCAGCCGGGCCCGGAGGTGGCCGTCGGCGTCGGCCCCCAGGAAGCTCATGAGGTAGCGGGTGGGCAGGCTGCGCAGGTCGAAGCCGATGTCCTCGGCCACGTCGGTGAGCCGGGCCAGGTAGTCGCCCATGGCGTACCAGCCGTCGGTGCCGTAGCTGGCGGCCAGCTCGAGCTGTCGGGTGCTGGGCGTGACCGCCCCGGACCCGGTGGTGACGGGCACCGCGCCCAGCCAGTGGTGGATGCCCACGTACGCCGACCAGGCGGCGTTGCCCAGGGCGTTGGTGAACGGGATCTGGATGACGTCACCGGGCCGCCCGCCCTGGGCCCACAGGGCCCGGGCCGTCTGGATGCCCTGCACCTCCCAGGCCACGGCGTCGAACATGGTGGCCCGGGGCAGGCCGGTGGTGCCGCCGCTGGTCTGGAGCTTGAGCGGGAGGTGGTCGGCCATGTCGTCGCGGCCGAAGGGGTGGTGGGAGCCGAAGGGTGGGGCCTCGGCCAGGGCCTCCTGCAGGTCGTCGCTGTCGAAGGTGGGCAGGGAGTCGATGTCGTCCAGGTCGGTGACGTCGCCGGGCTCGATGCCCGCCGCTGCCCACCGGCCCCGGTAGAACGGGACCGACCAGGCGTCGGCCACCCGGACCAGGGCCCGCTCCTCCTGCCGGGCCCGGACCTCGTCGTCGGAGGCCCGGCCGAACCCGTTGCCGTACATGGGTGGCGGTGGGTAGTCGGCGATGAGCTGGTCCCAGTCCACCGACCGCCAGTAGTACGGCACGCCCGCGCCGTTCCCACCGGGCCCCTGGGTGCCCGGGTCCCGCCCGTTCCGGCCGCCGTCGGCCCGCCATGTCTCCATCAGTCGCCCCCCGCGTGACGCTTGCCGCATCCTACCCCCTCACCCCGCATGGGGGTACCGGGCCGGCGCCGGCCGGCCGGCGCCCGGGGCCGGTGCGGAGGGAAGGGGCCGGGGGCCCCGTCGGTATCCTGGGCCCCCTCACCCCGGGAGCGCTCCATGACCACCCCCGACCTGCACCGACCGGCCCACCCGGTGCGGTTCGTCACCGCCGCCAGCCTGTTCGACGGCCACGACGCGTCGATCAACATCATGCGGCGGATCCTGCAGGCCCAGGGGGCCGAGGTCATCCACCTGGGCCACAACCGCTCGGTCGACGAGGTGGTCACCGCGGCGGTGCAGGAGGACGTGCAGGGCGTGGCCGTCAGCTCCTACCAGGGCGGCCACGTCGAGTACTTCCAGTACCTGGTGGACCTGCTGCGGGAGCGGGGCGCCGGCCACGTCAAGGTGTTCGGGGGCGGGGGCGGCGTCATCGTCAAGCCCGAGATCGACCACCTCCAGGCCTACGGCGTGAGCCGCATCTTCTCCCCCCACGACGGCCAGAGCCTGGGCCTGCCGGCCATGATCAACAGCCTGGTCCGGGCGTGCGACGTGGACCTGGCCGCCAGCCCGCCGGCCGACCTGGACGGCCTGCTGGCCGGCGACGGCGCCGCCCTGGCCCGCACCATCACCGCCCTGGAGGGCGGCACCCTGCCGGCCGCCCTGGTCGAGGAGCTCCGGGCCACGGCCGGGGCCCGCACCGTGCCGGTGGTGGGCATCACCGGCACCGGTGGCTCGGGCAAGTCCTCGCTGACCGATGAGCTGGTGCGCCGCTTCCGCCTCGACCACGAGGACAAGCTCCGCATCGCGGTGCTGGCCGTCGACCCCACCCGGCGCAAGGGGGGCGGCGCCCTTCTGGGCGACCGCATCCGCATGAACTCCATCGACCCGGCCACGGTGTTCTTCCGCTCGCTGGCCACCCGCACCCCCGGGGCGGTGGTGCCCGCCGCCCTCGACGACGTGGTGGCCGCGGCCAAGGCGTGGGGCGCCGACGTGGTCGTGGTGGAGACGCCCGGCATCGGCCAGGGTGACGCCGCCATCGTCGACCACGTGGACGTCTCGCTCTACGTCATGACCCCCGAGTTCGGGGCGGCCAGCCAGCTGGAGAAGATCGACATGCTCGACTTCGCCGACGTGGTGGCCATCAACAAGTTCGACCGCCGGGGCGGCGAGGACGCCCTGCGCGACGTGCGCCGCCAGGTGGTGCGGGCCACCGAGTCCTTCGGGTCGAGCCCCGAGGACATGCCCGTGTTCGGCACCGTGGCCAGCCGGTTCAACGACGACGGGGTCACCGCCCTCTACCAGGACCTGGCCCGCCGCCTGGCCGAGAAGGGCCTGGCCGTGCCGGCCGAGGGCGGCACCCTGCCCCGGGTCGAGGCCAAGGTCAGCACGGCGGACACCGCCATCGTGCCCCCGGCCCGGGCCCGCTACCTGGCCGAGGTGGCCGAGGCGGTGCGGGCCCACCACCAGCGGGTGGAGCAGCAGGCCGAGGTGGCCCGCCGCCGCCAACAGCTCGACGCGGTGCGGGCCCTGGTGGCCGAGGCCGGCGGCGACGAGGAGGCCGCGGCCCTGCCCGCCCTGGCCGCGGCGGCCGACGCCGAGCTGGACGCCGAGGCCCGGGCCCTGCTGGAGGGTTGGCCGGCCACGGTCGAGGCGTACTCCGGCGACGAGCACACCGTCCGGGTGCGCGACCGCGACATCACCACCGCCCTGACCCGTGAGTCGCTGTCGGGCTCACCCATCCGGCGGGTGGCCCTGCCCCGGGTCACCGACCACGGGGAGCTGCTGCGCTTCCTGATGGAGGAGAACCTGCCGGGCCGCTACCCGTTCACCGCCGGGGTGTTCCCGTTCAAGCGGGACGGCGAGCGGCCGGCCCGCATGTTCGCCGGCGAGGGCGACGCCTTCCGCACCAACCGGCGCTTCCACCTGCTGTCCGAGGGCCAGCCCGCCACCCGGCTGTCCACCGCCTTCGACTCGGTCACCCTGTACGGCTTCGATCCCGACCGGCGCCCCGACATCTACGGCAAGGTCGGCAACTCCGGGGTGTCGGTGGCCACCCTCGACGACATGAAGGTGCTCTTCGACGGGTTCGACCTGTGCGACCCGTCCACCTCGGTGTCCATGACCATCAACGGCCCGGCCCCCACCATCCTGGCCATGTTCCTGACCACCGCCGTCGACCAGCGCCTGGACGCCTTCGCCGCCGAGCACGGCCGGGCGCCCACCGCCGAGGAGGCGGCCGAGGTGCGGGCCTTCGTGCTGTCCACCGTGCGGGGCACGGTGCAGGCCGACATCCTCAAGGAGGACCAGGGCCAGAACACCTGCATCTTCTCCACCGAGTTCGCCCTGGGGATGATGGCCGATGTCCAGGAGTGGTTCGTCGAGCAGAAGGTCCGCAACTTCTACAGCGTCTCCATCTCCGGCTACCACATCGCCGAAGCGGGGGCGAACCCCATCAGCCAGCTGGCCTTCACCCTGGCCAACGGGCTCACCTACGTCGAGGCCTACCTGGCCCGGGGCATGGACGTCGACGACTTCGCCCCCAACCTGTCGTTCTTCTTCTCCAACGGCATGGACCCCGAGTACACGGTGCTGGGCCGCGTCGCCCGCCGCGTCTGGGCGGTGGCCATGCGCGACCGCTACGGGGCCAACGAGCGCAGCCAGAAGCTCAAGTACCACGTGCAGACCTCGGGCCGCTCGCTCCACGCCCAGGAGATGGCCTTCAACGACATCCGCACCACCCTCCAGGCCCTCATCGCCATCTACGACAACTGCAACAGCCTCCACACCAACGCCTTCGACGAGGCCGTCACCACCCCCACGGCCGAGTCGGTGCGCCGGGCCCTGGCCATCCAGCTGGTCATCAACGAGGAGTGGGGCCTGGCCCTCAACGAGAACCCCAACCAGGGCTCGTTCGTCGTCGAGGAGCTGACCGAGCTGGTGGAGGCGGCGGTGCTGGCCGAGTTCGACCGCATCGCCGAGCGGGGCGGCGTGCTGGGGGCCATGGAGACCGGCTACCAACGGGGCCGCATCCAGGACGAGTCGCTGCTGTACGAGACCCGCAAGCACGACGGCACCCTGCCCATCATCGGGGTCAACACCTTCCTGCCGCCCGACGACCGGGCCGACGACGACACGGCCGCGGTCGAGCTCCAGCGCTCCACCGACGACGAGAAGGAGAGCCAGCTGGCCCGCCTGGCCGCCTTCCAGGAGCGCCATGCCTCCGAGCGCGACGCCGCCCTGGCCCGCCTGCGCGACGCGGCCCTGGCCGGTGACAACCTGTTCGCCGTGCTCATGGACGCGGTGCGGTGCTGCTCGCTGGGGGAGATCACCCACACGCTCTTCGAGGTCGGCGGGCGCTACCGCCGCCACGTCTGACCTCGATGGGCGACGCATCCGAGAGTGGGCCCGGCCTGGTCCTGCGGGGCCGGGTGGTGGCCACCGACCGGCCGCTGGTCATGGCCATCGTCAACGCCACCCCCGATTCCTTCTCCGACACGTCGCCGGCCGCCTCCGACGAGGCGCGGGTGGCCCACGCCCTGGCCGCCCTGGACGAGGGGGCCGACCTGGTGGACGTGGGCGGCCAGTCGGGCATCACCGGCGTGCCCGAGATCGCCGAGGAGGTCGAGATCGCCCGGGTCCTGCCCGTGGTGGCCGGCATCCTGGCCGCCCGGCCCGGGGCCCTGGTCTCGGTCGACACCTACCGCCCGGCCGTCACCGAGGCCGTGCTCGACGCCGGCGCCGCCCTGGTCAACGACGTGAGCTGCCTGCGCCACCCCGAGGTGGCCCGGGCCTGCGCCGCGGCCGGCGCCGGCCTGGTGGTGATGCACACCAAGGTGCCGCCCAAGCAGCGCTTCCAGGAGCCCGACGCCTACGGCGACGTGAGCGCCGAGGTGGCTGCGGTGCTGGCCGACCGCCTGGCCGTGGCCGCCGGCCTGGGCGTCGACCCGGCGGCCACCGTCGTCGACCCCGGCGTGGACTACGCCAAGACCCCGGCCCAGACCGTCGCCCTGCTGCGGGACCTGGCCCCGGTGCGGGCCCTGGGGCGGCCCGTCCTCTACGCCCTGTCCCGCAAGGACTTCGTGGGCGCCCTCACCGCCACCCGGCCCCGCGACCGGGGGGCCGGGACGCTGGCCGCCATCGGCCACGTGGGCCCGCAGCCGGGGGCCATCTTCCGGGTCCACGACGTGCGGGCCACCGTCGAGTACCTGACCGTGGCCCGGGCCCTGGCCGGCCAGGTCGAGGTGGCCCCGGGCCTGGTGCTGGCCGACGAGCTGCGCTGGCAGCGGGGCCGGCCCCCGACCGATGGGATGGCCGGTGAGGCCGGGGTGGTGGTGCCGCGGTCGCCGGTCGCCGCTGCGGACCGGGCCGTCGAAGCCGGAGGGTCCCGGTGACCGCTGGCCCCCCTCCGGTCCCGCACCCGGCCGCGGCGCTGACCGCGCTCGAGCTCGTCGATCGCAAGGGCACCACCACCGTGTCGGTGTGCCTGCCGGCCCGGGACGAGGCGGCCACCATCGGGCCCATCGTGGAGGCCATCCGACGCGAGGTGGTCGAGGCCGTGCCGTTGGTGGACGAGCTGATCGTGGTCGACGACCACTCGACCGACGCCACCGGGGCGGTGGCCGTGGACGCCGGGGCCAAGGTGGTGGCCGCGGCCGAGGTCCTGCCCGAGCTCGACGACCGGCGGGGCAAGGGCGAGGCCCTGTGGAAGTCCCTGGCCGCCTCCACCGGGGACGTGGTGGTGTGGCTGGACGCCGACCTGGTGGGGGTGGACGGGAGCTGGGTGAGCCGGCTGGTGGCCCCTCTGCTGGTCGATCCGGCGACGGCCCTGGTCAAGGGCTGGTACCGGCGCCCCACCGGGACCGATCCTCACGGCGGGGGCCGGGTGACCGAGCTGGTGGCCCGTCCCCTCATCTCGGCCCTCCACCCCGAGCTGGTGGGCGTGCGCCAACCCCTGGGGGGCGAGGTGGCCGGCCGTCGCTCGGTGCTGGAGGCCGTGGCCTTCGCTGGGGGCTACGGCGTGGACCTGGGCCTGCTGATCGACGTGGTCCGGGGCCACGGTGCCGACGCCGTGGCCCAGGTCGACCTGGGCGAGCGCCGCCACCGCCACCACCCCCTGGCCGCCCTGTCGGTGCAGGCCGCCGAGGTGCTGCACGTCGCCCTGCGGCGGGCCGGGCTCGGCGCCGGCGACGGCGCCGGCGCCGTGCTGCGCCGGGCCGGGTTGCCCGACACGGCCATCGAGGTCCGCGACCGCCCGCCCCTGGCCACCCTTCGCGCCCCCTGACCCCGCCGTCGTAGAGTCGCGCCACCACGATCGGGAGGAGGGCCCCATGGCCCTGAAGCACACGCTGGCCGACCTCGGCCTCAAGGGGATGAACGGTGCCCACCGGGCCGTCCTCAAGGTGTCGGGGGGCCGCCTGCTGACGGCGCCGTTCGGGATGCCCACCGTCGAGCTCCACACCACCGGCCGCAAGACCGGCCAGCGGCGCTCGACCCTGCTCACCGCCCCCATCCACGGCGACGACCGCATCGTGCTCATCGCCTCCAAGGGCGGCGACGACCGCCATCCCCTCTGGTACCGCAACCTGGTGGCCGAGCCCGACGTGGAGCTGACCATCGCCGGGAAGACCACGCCCTGGCGGGCCCGCACGGCCACCAAGGACGAGAAGGCCGAGCTGTGGCCCCAGGTGGTGGCGGCCTACAAGGGCTACGCCGGCTACCAGAAGCGCACCGAGCGCGACATCCCGGTGGTCATCTGCGAGCCCCGCTCCTGAGGCTCAGGCCTCGGGCGGCGGCTTGCGGGCCCGGGAGGGGGCGACCCGGGGCGGCTCGTTGGGCTGCTTGGGGTAGACGGGCGGCCACGGCGCGTCCATGAGGCCGGCGGCCATGTCCCGCTCGTGGAGGGCCAGGAGGGGCTCCAGCGTTTGGGGCCGGGTGTGCATCCCGGTCCACGGATCGCCGTCGGCGGCCACCCGGCGGGCCACCACCGGCATGGTGAACCGGTCGGGGTGGAAGCCGGGGTCGAGCTCGTCCCAGTGGAACGGGGTCGACACCTGGGCCCCGGGCCGGGCCCGCACGCACCACGCCCCGAACACGGTCTTGTGGGGGGCGTTCTGGTTGAAGTCCACGAACACCCGGCGGCCCCGCTCCTCCTTCCACCACGCCGCGGTGACCAGGTCGGGGTGGCGGCGCTCCAGCTCCCGGGCCAGGGCCACGGCCGCGGCCCGGACCTGGTAGCCGTCCCAGCGGGGCTCCAGCCGAAGGTAGATGTGGATGCCGCGGTTGCCGGTGGTCTTGGGCCAGCCGGCCAGGCCCAGCTCCTCCAGCAGGGCCCGCACCGCGTGGGCCGCCTCGCGCACCATGGCGAAGTCGACACCGGGGGTGGGGTCGAGGTCGATGCGGAGCTCGTCCGCGTGCTCCGGGTCGTCGGCCCGGGCCGGCCACACGTGGAAGCCCAGGCACCCCTTGTTGACGGCCCAGGCCACGTGGGCCAGGTCGGCGGCCACCAGGGCGTTGGACGTGGTGCCGTTGGGGGTGCTGACCTCGGTGGTCTGCAGCCAGGAGGTGGAGCCCCGATCGACCCGCTTCTGGAAGAACGACGACCCCTCGGCCCCGTCGGGGAACCGCTGGAGCAGCACCGGCCGGCCCCCCATGGCGGCCAGGAGCGGGCCCTCCACCGCCGAGTAGAAGTCGATGAGGTCGCCCTTGGTCTCTCCCCGCTCGGAGAAGAACACCTTGTCGAGGTTGGAGACGGCCAGCTCCCGGCCGGCCACCTCGATCGTGGTCTCGTCGTCCTTCGCCTTGCCCACGACCGGCGCGCACCTCCTGCTCCGCCGCGACCGCTGGCGACCCTAGCGCCGGGGTGGTGGGGCGCTGGCCGCTGGGTCACCACAGCTATGGGGCGGTGGAGATGGCCTCCACCAACTCGCCCACCTGGTCCTCGGGGCAGGCCCGGGCCAGGTCGGCCTGGCTGACCATGCCCACCAGCTCGGTGCCGTCGATCACCGGCAGCCGGCGCACGGCGTGGTCGGCCATGGTGCGCATGGCCTCCTCCAGGGAGTCGTCGGCCCCGATGGTCACCACCTCGTCCTGGTCGGCCAGCTCGCCCACGGTGGTGGAGGTGGGGTCGAGGCCCTGGGCCAGGACCTTCACCACCAGGTCCCGGTCGGTGACCATGCCCTCCAGCCGGCCCTCGGCGTTGCACACCGGCAGGGCGCCGACATCGCCGTCGGCCAGCTGTCGAGCGGCGTCGATGACCCGGTCCTCGGTGTTCAGGTGCTGGACGCCCTCGGTCATGATCTCGCGTGCCGTGGTCATGGGGTGTTCCTCTCGGTCCGGTACCGCCGGCGGGCGGGACCCACCGACGCTCACCGCGAGGTCACCGGACAAACATGTGGCCCGGCTCCGCCTTCCACCGGTCGTAGGCGGGCCGCAGGCACACGGCGCAGGGCCGGTAGCCGGCGGCCACGGCCGTGTCCTCGTCGGCGAAGAACACCCGGTCGGCCACGTAGCCGCCCCGGGCCAGGGCCCGCAGGGCCGACGGGCAGTCGAGCCGCCCGTAGATGCGGCTGCGGCGGTGGCCGCCCAGCGTCCCGGGTCGGGGGCTGTCGACGGGCTGGCCGTCGGGCCCGACCAGCCTCCAGGTCCGGGCGGTCACGAGGCGTCGTGGAACAGGAGGCCGAGGGTGTGGCGCCGCCCGGCGCGCACGGTGCTGACCCCGTGGCGCATGGGACCGGCCGACCAGCCCCGGGCCGTCCGCACCGGGCGGTCCCGGGTGGTGACCACCACGGCGTGGCCCTTGGGGATGGCGATGGTGGTGGCCCGGGACTGGGCCCGGGGTCGCTGCTCGACCACCACCAGCTCGCCGCCCTGGTGGTCGACCCCGGGCGTGTCGAGGCCGATGACCACCTGGAGGGGGAAGACGAGGTCGCCGTAGAGGTCGCGGTGCAGGGCGTTCCAGTCGCCGGGGCCGTAGCGCAGGAGCAGGGGGGTGGGCCGGGCCTGGCCCTCGGCGTGGCACCGCTCCAGCCACTCCTCCAGGTCGTCGGGCCAGGGCGCGGGCTGGCCCCGCCGGGCCGCCCACTCCCGGGCGATGGGCAGGAGGCAGGGCCAGAAGGCGGCCCGCAGCCGGGCCACGGTGTCGGGCAGCGGGTAGGCGAAGTAGCGGTACTGGCCCTGGCCGAAGCGGTGGCGGGCCATGTCGATGGTGGAGCGGAACCGGCCGTCCTCGTCGTAGAGGGCGACCATCGCGGCGCACGCCACGTCGTCGAGCACGGGCCCGGCCACAGCCACGCCGACGTCGTCGAGGTCGGCCCGCACCTCGCCCCAGCGCAGCGCGTCGACCGCCTCGGCCCGGGCCGGCGCCGTCGGGGTGGTCACGCCGCCGCCTCCATGGCCAGGAGGGCGACCTTGGTGTCGGTGCCCCCCAGGTACTGGCCGATGGTGCCGTCGCTGCGGACCACCCGGTGGCAGGGGACCACCACGGGCACGGGGTTGTGCGAGCAGGCGCTGCCCACGGCCCGGACCGCCCGGGCGTTGCCGGCCGCCGCGGCCAGGGCGGCGTAGCTGGTGGTGGTGCCGTAGGCGATGTCGGCCAACCGCTCGATGACGGCCCGCCGGAAGCCGCCGACCAGGCGGAGGTCGACGGGCACGTCGAAGCGGCGGCGCCGCCCGGCGAAGTACTCCTCCAGCTGCCGGGCCGCCTCGTCGGTGCCTCGGCCCGAGCGGAGGATGCGGGGGCTGACCAGCTGGGCCAGCGTGGCGAGGACGGTGTCGTGGCCCTCGACCTCGAAGGCCACCCTGACGACCCCCTCGGGGGTGGCGGCCACCAGGAGGGAGCCGTAGGGGCTGTCGGTGGTGCGGTAGGCCACGTCGAGGAGGCCCTCGTCCGCGGCGCCGGTGGTGAGCCGGTCGTGCAGGGCGGCGGCGGTGCCGGGGTCGGGGCCGGTGCCGGTGAGGGCGCGGGACAGGGCCGGCGGGAGCTGGGTGTCGGGGA
This DNA window, taken from Acidimicrobiales bacterium, encodes the following:
- a CDS encoding glucosyl-3-phosphoglycerate synthase, producing the protein MTAGPPPVPHPAAALTALELVDRKGTTTVSVCLPARDEAATIGPIVEAIRREVVEAVPLVDELIVVDDHSTDATGAVAVDAGAKVVAAAEVLPELDDRRGKGEALWKSLAASTGDVVVWLDADLVGVDGSWVSRLVAPLLVDPATALVKGWYRRPTGTDPHGGGRVTELVARPLISALHPELVGVRQPLGGEVAGRRSVLEAVAFAGGYGVDLGLLIDVVRGHGADAVAQVDLGERRHRHHPLAALSVQAAEVLHVALRRAGLGAGDGAGAVLRRAGLPDTAIEVRDRPPLATLRAP
- a CDS encoding nitroreductase family deazaflavin-dependent oxidoreductase gives rise to the protein MALKHTLADLGLKGMNGAHRAVLKVSGGRLLTAPFGMPTVELHTTGRKTGQRRSTLLTAPIHGDDRIVLIASKGGDDRHPLWYRNLVAEPDVELTIAGKTTPWRARTATKDEKAELWPQVVAAYKGYAGYQKRTERDIPVVICEPRS
- the ligD gene encoding non-homologous end-joining DNA ligase, producing the protein MGKAKDDETTIEVAGRELAVSNLDKVFFSERGETKGDLIDFYSAVEGPLLAAMGGRPVLLQRFPDGAEGSSFFQKRVDRGSTSWLQTTEVSTPNGTTSNALVAADLAHVAWAVNKGCLGFHVWPARADDPEHADELRIDLDPTPGVDFAMVREAAHAVRALLEELGLAGWPKTTGNRGIHIYLRLEPRWDGYQVRAAAVALARELERRHPDLVTAAWWKEERGRRVFVDFNQNAPHKTVFGAWCVRARPGAQVSTPFHWDELDPGFHPDRFTMPVVARRVAADGDPWTGMHTRPQTLEPLLALHERDMAAGLMDAPWPPVYPKQPNEPPRVAPSRARKPPPEA
- a CDS encoding CBS domain-containing protein, translated to MTTAREIMTEGVQHLNTEDRVIDAARQLADGDVGALPVCNAEGRLEGMVTDRDLVVKVLAQGLDPTSTTVGELADQDEVVTIGADDSLEEAMRTMADHAVRRLPVIDGTELVGMVSQADLARACPEDQVGELVEAISTAP
- a CDS encoding Ada metal-binding domain-containing protein encodes the protein MTARTWRLVGPDGQPVDSPRPGTLGGHRRSRIYGRLDCPSALRALARGGYVADRVFFADEDTAVAAGYRPCAVCLRPAYDRWKAEPGHMFVR
- a CDS encoding 2OG-Fe(II) oxygenase, which codes for MTTPTAPARAEAVDALRWGEVRADLDDVGVAVAGPVLDDVACAAMVALYDEDGRFRSTIDMARHRFGQGQYRYFAYPLPDTVARLRAAFWPCLLPIAREWAARRGQPAPWPDDLEEWLERCHAEGQARPTPLLLRYGPGDWNALHRDLYGDLVFPLQVVIGLDTPGVDHQGGELVVVEQRPRAQSRATTIAIPKGHAVVVTTRDRPVRTARGWSAGPMRHGVSTVRAGRRHTLGLLFHDAS
- a CDS encoding methylated-DNA--[protein]-cysteine S-methyltransferase; its protein translation is MIPDTQLPPALSRALTGTGPDPGTAAALHDRLTTGAADEGLLDVAYRTTDSPYGSLLVAATPEGVVRVAFEVEGHDTVLATLAQLVSPRILRSGRGTDEAARQLEEYFAGRRRRFDVPVDLRLVGGFRRAVIERLADIAYGTTTSYAALAAAAGNARAVRAVGSACSHNPVPVVVPCHRVVRSDGTIGQYLGGTDTKVALLAMEAAA